Part of the Deltaproteobacteria bacterium genome is shown below.
CATGACAAACTACTACACCTTGCCCATGTTGATCGCGGACATTTACCCGTGCTTATACTGCGGACATATACCGTATCAGTAACACGTATAGCTAATATCATTGACAAAATATAACTTGAATGGCACAATAAACACATGAAACGTACGAATCTTGTGCTTGATGAGCAACTGCTGCAAGAAACTACTCGGCTTAGTGGCGAAAAAACCTATTCTGCGGCTGTGAGTAGGGCGTTAGAACACTATGTTAAATCAGTACATGCTCGTCGAATATTTGAGTTGCGTGGTTGTGGCGCCTGGCAAGGCGATTTAGAGCTAATGCGTGGCGATGCAGTCAAATCAGTGCGCAAGGGTAAGTAATGGCAGTTCTTGTTGATACATCTGTATGGATTGATTTTTTTAAAAGAGACAATCCTTTAGACCTTAGTATGTATGTTGAACCTGATGAAATTGTAACTTGTTTGCCGGTGATCCAAGAGATTTTACAAGGTTTTAGTGACGAAGGGGTTTATCGTTTAGCCAAATCTTCATTATTTAGCCTGCCAATTTTAGAAACGCCAATTTCGCAAGTAGTTTTTGAAGAAGCTGTAGATCTGTATCGTATTGCAAGGCGACAGGGTTATACTATTCGTTCATCGGTAGATTGTTTAATTGCAGCATGTGCTTTACGAAATGATGTTTTAGTTTTGCATCGTGATAGAGATTTTAGCAATTTAGCTTTAGTGAGTTCAC
Proteins encoded:
- a CDS encoding type II toxin-antitoxin system VapB family antitoxin; translation: MKRTNLVLDEQLLQETTRLSGEKTYSAAVSRALEHYVKSVHARRIFELRGCGAWQGDLELMRGDAVKSVRKGK
- a CDS encoding PIN domain-containing protein, which gives rise to MAVLVDTSVWIDFFKRDNPLDLSMYVEPDEIVTCLPVIQEILQGFSDEGVYRLAKSSLFSLPILETPISQVVFEEAVDLYRIARRQGYTIRSSVDCLIAACALRNDVLVLHRDRDFSNLALVSSLRQQSV